One genomic window of Vibrio parahaemolyticus includes the following:
- a CDS encoding ABC transporter permease — MALPNYASKSERMAYAGYLVFCGLVLFFLIAPILTIIPLSFNATPYFTFTEGMLNLDADAYSVRWYQEMFTNEQWLLALKNSTFIALMATLLATGLGTLAALGLANSNLPFRNAIMALLISPMIVPVIISAAAMYFFYTRLGLSQTYFGIILAHAALGTPFVVITVSATLSGFDQSLVKAAASLGANPVYTFRHVTFPLIRPGMISGGLFAFGTSFDEVVVALFLTGAEQKTVPRQMWSGIREQISPTILAVATLLIFMSVCLLVTLEILRRRNVRIRGIQE; from the coding sequence ATGGCACTACCAAACTACGCTTCAAAAAGTGAGAGAATGGCTTACGCAGGCTACTTGGTATTTTGTGGACTGGTGCTGTTCTTTCTCATTGCGCCTATTCTGACAATCATCCCCTTGTCGTTTAATGCCACCCCTTATTTTACGTTTACAGAAGGTATGCTGAACTTGGACGCAGACGCCTATTCTGTACGCTGGTATCAAGAAATGTTCACCAATGAGCAGTGGTTATTAGCACTCAAAAACAGCACGTTTATTGCGCTCATGGCTACTTTGCTCGCGACGGGTCTGGGTACGTTAGCCGCATTGGGACTAGCCAACAGCAATTTGCCGTTTAGAAATGCCATTATGGCGTTGCTGATCTCTCCAATGATTGTGCCTGTGATTATTTCTGCCGCTGCGATGTATTTTTTCTACACTCGGTTGGGTTTATCTCAGACTTATTTTGGCATTATCTTAGCGCATGCCGCGCTAGGTACGCCTTTTGTCGTGATCACAGTGAGCGCGACGCTGAGTGGTTTTGATCAAAGCCTCGTCAAAGCGGCGGCCAGTTTGGGCGCAAATCCGGTTTATACCTTTAGGCATGTGACTTTTCCGTTGATCCGTCCCGGCATGATTTCCGGTGGATTGTTTGCGTTTGGCACGTCGTTTGATGAAGTGGTCGTGGCGTTGTTTTTAACGGGCGCAGAACAAAAAACCGTCCCAAGGCAGATGTGGTCAGGGATCCGAGAACAAATCAGCCCGACAATTTTGGCTGTTGCGACCTTGCTGATTTTTATGTCCGTGTGTTTGCTCGTGACGTTGGAGATCTTACGCAGACGCAATGTCCGTATTCGTGGGATTCAAGAATAA
- a CDS encoding collagenase: MELKTLSVAIAATLSSTAAFAMSEPVAQVTEKVEHHQHEHGVETAQPEYAPTELLPQLPKQTLRTRATQSVEAASVVCDVESFTTTNSNDLISAIKTQGASCINELFSAQSRVQEAAFDSDHMYNVAKHTVTLAKAYTGGGSDELEALYLYLRAGYYAEFYNNNISFVSWVTPAVQEAVDAFVNNANFYENSDPHGKVLSEVIITMDSAGLQHAYLPQVTEWLTRWNDQYAQNWYMRNAVNGVFTILFGGQWNDQYLQTIGNQTELAKALGDFALRESSIGASDEFMVANAGRELGRLTKYSGSAATTVSNKLKDIFARYEMYGKGDAVWLAAADTVSYYAECSEYGICDFETKLKGLVLSQTYTCSSTIRILSQNMTQEQHVAACSKMGYEEGYFHQSLETGEQPVADDHNTQLQVNIFDSSDDYGKYAGPIFDISTNNGGMYLEGDPSKPGNIPNFVAYEASYANPDHFVWNLEHEYVHYLDGRFDLYGGFGHPTEKVVWWSEGIAEYIANEKDNQAALDTIRDGSTYTLSEVFETTYDGFDVDRIYRWGYLAVRFMFERHKDDVNQMLVETRQGNWSNYKATINQWANLYQSEFEQWQQSLVSGGAPNAVITANNEGKVGESITFSSENSTDTDGQIVSVLWDFGDGTTSTQTQPTHQYGSEGQYTVSLTVTDNDGLTATATHNVTISATGGSSTLPQDCAVQSKASGGRLNVGEPVCLSNQQTIWLSVPAVNEHANIAISTGNGTGDLKIEYSNLGWPDGSNLHGWSDNAGNKECITVSNQANYWGYIKVSGSFENAAIVVDFDTSGCRQ, translated from the coding sequence ATGGAACTGAAAACCCTCAGCGTCGCGATTGCGGCAACCTTGAGCAGCACTGCTGCGTTCGCAATGAGCGAGCCAGTAGCGCAAGTCACAGAGAAAGTTGAACATCATCAGCACGAACACGGTGTAGAAACGGCGCAGCCTGAGTATGCACCGACAGAATTGTTACCACAGCTACCGAAACAGACGTTACGTACCCGGGCTACCCAATCGGTTGAAGCGGCAAGCGTGGTTTGTGACGTAGAATCGTTCACAACCACCAACAGCAACGACTTGATCAGCGCGATAAAAACTCAAGGTGCAAGTTGCATCAACGAGCTGTTCTCTGCTCAAAGCCGAGTGCAAGAAGCGGCGTTTGATTCTGACCACATGTACAACGTGGCAAAGCATACGGTGACTTTGGCGAAGGCCTATACTGGCGGCGGTAGTGATGAGCTTGAAGCCTTGTACTTGTATTTGCGCGCTGGCTATTACGCCGAGTTTTACAACAACAATATCTCGTTTGTTTCTTGGGTCACGCCCGCAGTACAAGAGGCGGTAGACGCGTTTGTAAACAACGCTAATTTTTACGAAAACAGCGACCCGCACGGCAAGGTATTAAGTGAAGTGATCATCACGATGGACAGTGCGGGGCTGCAACACGCTTATTTACCGCAAGTGACGGAGTGGCTGACGCGCTGGAATGATCAATACGCTCAAAACTGGTACATGCGCAACGCGGTGAATGGGGTGTTTACCATCTTATTCGGCGGTCAGTGGAACGACCAATATTTGCAAACCATCGGTAACCAAACCGAACTTGCAAAAGCATTGGGTGACTTTGCGTTGAGAGAGTCCTCGATAGGAGCGAGTGACGAGTTCATGGTGGCAAATGCGGGTCGCGAATTGGGGCGTCTGACCAAATATTCGGGCAGTGCCGCCACAACGGTGAGTAACAAGTTAAAAGATATTTTTGCTCGCTACGAGATGTACGGAAAAGGCGATGCCGTTTGGCTTGCTGCTGCGGATACGGTCTCGTACTACGCCGAATGCAGCGAGTACGGAATTTGTGATTTCGAAACCAAGCTCAAAGGTTTGGTGTTATCGCAAACCTACACTTGTAGCTCAACCATCCGTATTCTGTCGCAAAACATGACGCAAGAGCAGCATGTGGCCGCTTGTAGCAAAATGGGTTACGAAGAAGGGTATTTTCATCAATCTTTGGAAACTGGCGAGCAGCCAGTCGCTGATGATCATAATACACAGCTTCAAGTGAATATTTTTGATTCCAGCGATGACTACGGCAAATATGCGGGACCAATCTTTGATATCAGTACCAACAACGGCGGCATGTACCTTGAGGGTGACCCGTCCAAGCCGGGCAATATTCCTAACTTTGTCGCTTATGAAGCGTCTTATGCGAACCCTGACCATTTTGTTTGGAACTTAGAACATGAATACGTGCATTACCTAGATGGCCGATTCGACCTTTATGGCGGTTTTGGTCATCCAACTGAAAAGGTAGTGTGGTGGAGTGAAGGCATTGCAGAATACATCGCAAACGAAAAAGACAATCAAGCGGCGTTAGATACGATTCGAGACGGCTCAACTTACACCTTGAGCGAGGTTTTTGAAACCACATACGATGGCTTTGATGTTGACCGAATTTATCGCTGGGGCTATCTGGCCGTTCGATTTATGTTCGAGCGACATAAAGATGATGTAAACCAAATGCTGGTGGAAACACGCCAAGGTAATTGGAGCAATTACAAGGCGACCATCAATCAATGGGCAAACCTATACCAGAGCGAGTTTGAACAGTGGCAACAGTCATTGGTTTCAGGTGGCGCTCCTAATGCAGTAATAACCGCAAACAATGAGGGAAAAGTCGGTGAAAGCATTACATTCAGCAGTGAAAACAGTACGGATACAGACGGGCAAATCGTCAGTGTGTTGTGGGACTTCGGTGATGGCACGACCAGCACACAAACCCAGCCGACGCACCAATATGGGAGTGAAGGTCAGTACACGGTCAGTTTAACAGTGACAGATAATGACGGTTTGACAGCTACCGCGACCCACAATGTGACGATTTCGGCGACTGGCGGCAGTAGTACGCTTCCGCAAGATTGCGCGGTACAAAGCAAAGCGAGTGGTGGTCGTTTAAATGTTGGCGAGCCTGTCTGTTTGTCAAATCAGCAAACCATTTGGCTGAGTGTGCCGGCAGTTAATGAACATGCGAACATTGCTATCTCAACTGGCAATGGCACGGGTGACCTCAAAATTGAATACAGCAACCTAGGCTGGCCAGATGGTTCAAACCTACATGGTTGGTCAGACAATGCTGGTAACAAAGAGTGCATAACCGTTTCAAACCAAGCCAATTATTGGGGCTATATCAAAGTCTCTGGCAGTTTTGAAAATGCTGCGATTGTGGTGGACTTTGATACCTCTGGCTGTCGTCAGTAA